The Apium graveolens cultivar Ventura chromosome 10, ASM990537v1, whole genome shotgun sequence nucleotide sequence GACAATTTGACATGGTCTTATATATGTGCTTTCCACATGTTTTGTAGCGGGGGTAAAAAAGAAAAGGGGGATTCTTGCGTATCCAGAACATGGATCTTACCGAGGGAACAAAGTACAGGACAAAAATCACAAGACGTTAAacaattaatatataaataaacaAAAAATTTACCCGATTGATAATAAATATTGCGAGTCGCATAGCTTATTTGTTTGGACATGATATACATTTTTAATATGCAGTAACATCATGTGTTTTGGAAAGGATGTATAAAGTCGACGTGGTCATTGCATTACTTGTAAATTAAATTATAGTGATCTGAGTTTGATGATCAATCCATTTCACATCAAGTGTCTGTATAGGTATTACGGTATACTTAATAGTGGGTAACAGTATGTATTGTTACACATTGTGAACTTTTAATTTAAAGGAACCTGAAGCTTCTTCCCGTCCCGGCATGTTTATCGCAGGAGCAAATATATTGTCAGCTAGTACATTTCTTTGATGGTAACACTTTGAGATTATAGGAAAACAGTCCCCAAAAATCATCATCCCCTGCATATGTTGTTAATTGTAGGTTTTGTCAGGTAAGGGAGGTTAAGTAAGTTAGGTAGGTGATCTTCAACTTCAATCACtaaattttattttgtatcaCTAGAGACAAAACTAGTCATGTCCAGTGTTAAATGCATATCAATCAGCTAAATTTGAGGAAAGGGCAGTCCTGCCAGATTTTAATTCATTTTCTATGCATTAAAATGTTTCTTCTTAGATTTTACTGAAACTCTCATCATCTACTTTTGTCCACATTATCTCCGGAACCCTCTGTTTTCATCCAACAACTTTTTTATTTTGTATCTGTTCTGTATTTCGAAATCCAGTACAGTCATAGTATTTGCTCTTATTAGTATTGATGATTATTGCTGCTGTTATATTTAAAATGACGTACATATGCAGAAACTTGTTGGTTTAGGAAAACAGCTCATACTTTTATAATAAGTGGGTTCATTGGACAGTaagctgattctgaggaaccaGAAAGTGGGGGGGGGGGCGAAGGGGAGTTTGAGGAAAAAAATAGAACAAAACCAGTTGGAACACTCAAAATGATTTACTGGGGCCTTTCTTCACACACCTTACTGTCTAATTTTGGTTGAAGAAATATTGTATATAAAGCTTTCAGGATTTCTTCTTAGTACAGAGAGCTACTTTTTGGGATTGTAAATTATACTGATTGTAAAAATGTCAATTTTGTGTCATTTTATCATTTAACGAATGTGATAAATGAACAAATAAGTTCAAAGTaacaaaattttaccaaaccaacTATTTGGATTATGTTATGTTGGACCAATACTGACGTGACATAATATTTACAATTTTTGTGTGTGTATTTATTCCGCAAATAATAAATTTATATCTGAAATCACGTCCGTGTATAAATTCATCTACAAAAATACATATTGGAGTGTGTACACGTGAAAATCATGTATAAATACCATAAACATCAGGGCCCTTGGCCAAATCCATAGTTACTTTTGGAGACAATAAGCATCCAAAAGTGAGTGCAGGTTTGATTTCAGAATTACCTCAAACAACAGTAATCACCATTCACCACAACACAACAAGAATCCAAATTCATTTGGTTATTAAAGTAAGCCCATTAAGCATCATAGATCCACCACCCCCCTTTTGCTTCTTTGTCAAACTTTTCCTCCTGCATGGACCCTACTCCTACCCCATAAAAGTCCATTCAATTCCCCCTTCATCTTCCAAATATACTCATAACCATTAAAGCAAAACACTCAAAACACAAAGGGGGGAAATATATATATCTACTCCAGTCTCTATCTTCTCCAACTGAATTTACCTCTAGGGAAATTTTGATGGGTAATTACAAGTTTAAGTTCTCAGATATGATCCCAAATGCCTGGTTTTACAAGCTCAGAAACATGAGTAGTAGGACCAAAAATGATAACACCATGCAAAAGTCCAAGAAAAAGAGCCATACCAGAACCAAGTCTCCTACATTCTCCTCATCAGTTTCACCATCTTCTGGAGGGGTTGCGGCAGCGTTGTCGCCGCAACCTCACCATCAAAGAAAGTCTTACCATTTCACAAGAGACCTTCCACCAACTCCTGATAACAATTTAGCTTCTCAGCTTTTAGACCAACCAAGAAAATCATCAAGAAAGAGAAGAAGCATCAAGAAAAACAGGCCATCAATTAGATCAACTACATCGCCGAGGCTGCTTTTCAACACCTCTGTTTCTACTGATTGTAGCTGCAGAGCTAGCCTGGATGAGCACCACAACAATAATCCTACTGATAGCTGCTCCTCTGAAGAAACTGATCGTTCTGTTTTTCCTTCAGAAAATGGGGACAAACCATTTGATATTATGGTTTCTTCTTGTCATTGCAGGGTCAAAAGCGACATCCCCGTTGGCATGACTATGCCTAAAGATTCTAAACTCGAAACATTTGATTCAGTTTCACAGTTTGAGCTCAGGCCTATCATTACCAAGACCAATAAGATTGATAAAAATGATGTAGAAGTGTCGAAAATCAGGACTTCACACTCTTCTTTGCAAGAAAAGAGGAGTGTAAACTCTGTCAAAAGGTTGAGTAATGCTTCACCGGGTGTGAAGCTGAGGACTAATTCTCCGAGAATCGCAAGCAAGAGATTTGTTCAAGCCCATCACCGGAAAAGTGTGTCATCAGGTGTCATAGCACGGAGGAGCTTGGCAGAGAGTTTTGCAGTTGTAAAGACATCACAAGACCCTCACAGAGATTTTAAGGATTCAATGGTTGAGATGATCATGGAGTACAATATCAGAACATCAAAAGACTTGGAAGATCTTCTTGCATGTTATCTTTCACTCAATTCGGATAAATATCATGAACTTATCATCAAGGTGTTCAAGCAAATCTGGTTTGAGATTACTGATATTAGGTTTAAGTAAATTTTTTATTACCATTTTACTTGAGATTCTCAATTGTATCATCTACTGCTAAACAAAGCAATAGCTAGCTATAAAAGTCTTTGCTAGAGTAGAGactctataattttatttattcagtAGCTGAGGATCAGGTTGAAAATTGTAAATTAAATCCATAATGAtaactatttatttattaaacTCTGCAATTTCAATATTGTTGTGATAACATCATTAACCACTGTGCTTGATTTGGGAAATTAATGTGAATTTAGGTTCCTACATATGAATAATGTAGTGTTTTTGTTCTTTAATGTTGACCAACTTTATACATTTTTAAGCCGACACTAACGCAGAAGATTGAACTGTTGCTTCAGAAATCCAGTAGGCAAAGATTTTGTAACACTGGCATTTTAATCAGAGTTGATGGAATGATTTTAGAATAGTCCAAAACTTCACTACAGCACTCCAGAAATGTTAAGTTACTAAATACAGTATCTCAAAATCTTAAGACGATAGGGGATTCCAGAAATCGAATCTAAGAACACTAGTCAACAAAACTATGATATTATGTTACAAATTTACATCAAAAAGTTGAATCAGAAGACAAATTTTCACCGTAATAAACTTCGAATGATATGTAATTAAAGACAAAAATTCGAATAATGAACAAAATTTAACCCAAAACTAGCACAAGTACTAGAATGCTCTCTAAATTCTGCAATGCGTAGTTTAGTATCAAGATCGGAAGTGTTCACCCTGGTTTCGCTGCCATGTAAATCAAAATCAGTTATACGTCTCTTATTAGTACTCACTGTGCTGCAATGGAGCTACCTTCCTGTTCATACACAATGTAATCTTGACTTGGCCATACTTTGTCCCAGGACTTGGTCATAATCTCTCGACAAGCTAATTTATACATTACGATTCTTGATTGCTTTCTGCAATGCTAATGACGATGAAATGATCAGCACACAGTGATTACATTACATATAAGTTAAGCTAATCTATCTGTTAGGATTCTGTAATATCTACTTGATCGCGACGTGACAACGAGAGATTGTAGAAAAACAATTTTCTTATGTGCAAATTAGGCATCTCTGCAGCATTCTTTGAGAGATTAACAGGACACCAAATTATGCAGTTCATttgattgattattttgaatCATTGACAATCACAAGAAAAGAAACATTAACAGAAAAATGTTTAGTACACACAAAATCAAAATGGACCAGATTGCCTCACACGTGCATTAAGGACTGACAATATTTTTCTACCTAAAAAAGGGTACCCTACATTTTAAAGGACAAAATTCAGATTTTAACCTTTATTTCCATTTTTCCTAGTGTCTTCTCCAGGTACTATCCCTCAGCTTTTTACTACACTTGACATTAAAAAGCTGTACTAACTAtctaaaaatttgaaaatttagtGGAACAAAATCTTTAAGAATTTATACAAATGTAAAGTTACTTGTTAGAGAGGGAAAAGTACTTTAcataatttcaaaatttatatgCTACAAACAACCAAAGTGACTAATATTTACATGTTTCTTCAGTATTCTGCTTCAAAAACATTTATGAGAGGGTAATATTGTCCTTAGGAATCAAAAGCTTTTAAACTCTACAATTATTTGCATGTAATATTTTATTTCATTATCCATTTTTTTGTCTGCTTATACGTTTGGCCTTTCTTGACCTACATACTAGCCACTTAGTTTTTTTGACTTCACTTGCCACTTTATTTAGCCAAATTACTTACATTTTGTACAATATGGTATGCATCTTATTAGATAAGTTGAATAATATCCTAAATTGAATAATTAAGTATTCCAACAATATTTCAATAGTGTCTAAAACACTATGATATCATGTGCCTTATAAATAAGACAACACTTTGTATGCCCTATACTATTTTTCTCTATAAAATATTTGTTTCCCTACTTTTTGAACATCACTTTCTTCtcacattttttattttcttccaattattatttgaatttattattattttaataataaggcacaaacataaatcatgttgTTGGAGTtgaatatattattattttaataataaggcATACACATAAGTTATTATTTTAAATCAATATAacaatatattttataatatttataggGTATTTACTATGACACTCTTGAACTTACTTTTAAGTTATCTCAAGAATGCTTATTAGCCTAAATTTGAACCGATTTCGACCTAAATATATCTAATAGCGGCCTGATACCGTCTCAATTTAGACTAGTGAATTAAAATTGACATAAATTTAGGTCTCTGCTATTATCGGACTAAATCTTTTTTTAGAAATATATAATATTAACATTTTATCTTAAGATTTTATCTTTTACATATTACTTAAGATTTGATTAGGAGAAAAACCAACTTCGTACCCTGCAAATTACCAACAACCATAACCTGCAACTTCAGAATCGATAATTCACTGATTTGTGTTGATGTTTCAGTTCACAGATCCGTTTATACATGGTTACGGAGGATGTTAGTGTTTACTGGGTTTAGCGCCAAACGGGTCCGAGAGTAGGGATTATCTTATTCAATGAAAGATAATTTTTACGTTATAAAATAACTCTCATGGAAAGAAAACCATGATCCAAGTCAACCAAGCTGTTGACGACAATTTCTTTAACAATTATCGACACAAAGTggggaaaaaggatcaacattgGATTTCAAATTGATGGACATGTATGCTTGCATTAACGGCAAAAATAAAAATTGCAGAGTTATTTATGCGGTGATTACGGTTGAATATAGTGATATAGGGATAGAAGCTGAGTTTTTCTTATGGGGTCAGAGAATGTTTTCTGTATTAGAGTCTGCGACCGCGATGATAAATTGATTGTCTAATCTCACAGATCCAGAATCCTTCGAGCTTCAATTAACATTTGTGTAAATCATTTTGAACATCAGAATTATCGGGGATATACATCCAGTTCGAGATAAGTCCCGTGTGAAAAATGGATGGCCTCATataatatcaatatttaatattTCACACACACTTTTTTTATTGCACACTTAGCCGAGGGTTTTCACGGAAACATTCTCCAGGATAAGGGTATGGTCTGCGTACATCTTATACTCGGAGTCACCGCTCGATTTATACTGaatatgtttggtttggtttagtttgatatattattgatttattaattatatgtCAACGTATATGTATTAAATTGTGTAAattttttaattactttttataaataatagttatgaaatataattatattaaacACCTTAAATTATTATGATTCAAATATAATATAAACTAAAATATTGAATTATCAAATACATTATTTCTTTATCCTCCAAAATTATCACAACTGGTCGTAATTATGATTATTTCATAATTACATTAACAAATTTATTAAGTTATATATTAAATGGTCATTAAGTCTTTATATTAATATGATatcttatatattattattaaaataaaagtaGACAAATAGTtgttaaatataatattaatatatgaATTTGGACAAAATTTAGACAAATTGAAGGAATAAAAACTTGAAAAATGCCTCGATCAAAATTTAGACTAAGTGTCCGTTTaggaaattttaaaataaataacttctgacttaaaataaataagtgacttacaagtgataagtagatgaatatttataaattatataagtgtttggataaaaatcagaatttttttacttaattgaataaaaataaataaattaaaatacaattatcttaatttgtgaatattaaattagaaaaatattatagaacacatattttaaaattaaagttaataaaaacaaaaaaaaaaataagttgagaaatAATATGTTGTTACTAACTTTTAACTTAGAGTAGTGCTAGGTGTACAGAATTATAACACACCACATGTTATTATTCTATTATGTACAAAATTTTGTATACTATTCTATACACCAAACATTATCCTTTTACTTATTAGTTTATAAGTTATGAATTCAATTTATAAATTAGGTGGTAAAACACTATGAGATAAAATTATTAGAGGCTCATAAGttataaataacttataagtttgGGACACAAACATGCCCTAAAATTTAGGTTGAAAAGAGTTTCTGCTTGGAGTTGTTGatatttaattttgtaaatcataCAAAAAATCACAAGAAGGGAAATGGGAGAAACTGGGTGTTTGGGACATCATGGATATCGGTTAACTACACTCGGAACTTCTCTTAGTTTTTTAGTATTTAAAATGAAAGAATTACTAAAAAAAAATCCACATTTTTCTGTAATATTAACACAAACATATAGCATTGACAAAATTGATAGGGTTAATTATGCATCATCATTTAAAAGACCCGCCGACTGTGATTCACCAATCACCGAAATATAATATCACACTTGCGTATATAAAAAAAGTGTTATAAGAATATTCCGGCGACAAACAAATTGCGGGGAATCCGGTAACTGTTTTCACTTTAAGAGAACCAAATAAACCAGAAAAATGTGTAACAAGGTAGTTGTATCCGCCACGCTACTCCATGCACACAAACAAAACTATATTCTAAcatttatattatatacatactgatatatatatatattataaagggTTGTTACTTGTCATTTTTTTTGCCATCAATTATTGGTAAAGCTCGGGGGTTGCTTTGCCTTCAATCAAGCTAGCTACTCCATGCTTATATGTTTTATTTCATGGAATAAAATGTTGTTGCATTTGGCACCTTCGATTCATGTAAAAAATGTATGTAGCTAGGTTTCTAGAGGTTTTCAATTATTTGTTTTGGAAATGCTCCCTTGTCTTCTTGCTTTTGCCAACTAACTAACAACATGAAATTACTTAGAGATCCGGtcaaattttttaaataatgtatGC carries:
- the LOC141692384 gene encoding transcription repressor OFP1-like — encoded protein: MGNYKFKFSDMIPNAWFYKLRNMSSRTKNDNTMQKSKKKSHTRTKSPTFSSSVSPSSGGVAAALSPQPHHQRKSYHFTRDLPPTPDNNLASQLLDQPRKSSRKRRSIKKNRPSIRSTTSPRLLFNTSVSTDCSCRASLDEHHNNNPTDSCSSEETDRSVFPSENGDKPFDIMVSSCHCRVKSDIPVGMTMPKDSKLETFDSVSQFELRPIITKTNKIDKNDVEVSKIRTSHSSLQEKRSVNSVKRLSNASPGVKLRTNSPRIASKRFVQAHHRKSVSSGVIARRSLAESFAVVKTSQDPHRDFKDSMVEMIMEYNIRTSKDLEDLLACYLSLNSDKYHELIIKVFKQIWFEITDIRFK